Proteins encoded in a region of the Paucidesulfovibrio longus DSM 6739 genome:
- a CDS encoding lipopolysaccharide biosynthesis protein, with translation MHRNFLLYFLGRALPSACGLLLIVFYTRLLSPEEYGRYTFIVAVIFFGNALFYHWIRIALLRFSLKGAGNRKVKRIAAKAFVLSSLISLAYTAPICLVSLGDYSLPTLLLIPLLLMLHAWFETHLELLRASIRPLEYSAMNLTKSLLGLLLGTLLVYWGYGVAGALVGLFGSLAAIAAISIFRHWRPREVLRGISGTAIRHIFLLTFPMSCGVVFTFFIIWLDRSLLIYFHGEQANGLFSAVHDLTRFSMNVIFVSVQLVGFPLAINAFRKHGLDRSNEQLNLNLDQLLLFSIPMFFGIVALRREICFVLLGPEFAAFGASLISLVAVSSFLEQLKSQYVDIRFLIQKKPREFFKAFLVLVLVALVCKPLFISRWAGLGAALSTIAMHALGLGISFAFLGARLGLRLDLRRTAAYLLAAGAMYATIQALPGGGGAVRLGLLVAAGAAAYFGTLALLFISNRQARKRTRCR, from the coding sequence ATGCACAGAAACTTTCTTCTCTATTTCCTGGGACGCGCCCTGCCCTCGGCGTGCGGCCTTCTGCTCATCGTCTTCTACACCCGGCTGCTGAGCCCGGAGGAATACGGCCGCTACACCTTCATCGTGGCCGTGATCTTCTTCGGCAACGCCCTCTTCTACCACTGGATCCGCATCGCGCTGCTGCGCTTTTCCCTGAAGGGAGCCGGAAACCGCAAGGTCAAGCGCATCGCGGCCAAGGCCTTCGTCCTCTCCAGCCTGATCTCCCTGGCCTACACCGCGCCCATCTGCCTGGTCTCCCTGGGGGACTATTCCCTGCCGACCCTGCTGCTGATTCCCCTGCTGCTGATGCTGCACGCCTGGTTCGAAACGCATCTCGAACTCCTGCGGGCCTCGATCCGCCCGCTGGAATACAGCGCCATGAACCTGACCAAGTCCCTGCTCGGTCTTCTCCTGGGCACGCTGCTGGTCTACTGGGGCTACGGCGTGGCAGGAGCCCTGGTCGGGCTGTTCGGCTCCCTGGCGGCCATCGCGGCGATCTCGATCTTCCGCCACTGGCGGCCGCGCGAGGTGCTGCGCGGCATTTCCGGCACGGCGATCCGCCACATCTTTCTGCTGACCTTTCCCATGTCCTGCGGGGTGGTCTTCACCTTCTTCATCATCTGGCTGGACAGGTCGCTGCTGATCTACTTCCACGGCGAGCAGGCCAACGGGCTCTTCTCCGCCGTCCACGACCTGACCCGCTTCTCCATGAACGTCATCTTCGTCTCGGTGCAGCTCGTGGGCTTTCCCCTGGCCATCAACGCCTTCCGCAAGCACGGGCTGGACCGCTCCAACGAGCAGCTCAACCTCAACCTCGACCAGCTCCTGCTGTTTTCCATCCCCATGTTCTTCGGCATCGTGGCCCTGCGCAGGGAAATCTGCTTCGTGCTGCTCGGACCGGAATTCGCGGCCTTCGGCGCGTCGCTGATCTCCCTGGTGGCGGTCAGCTCGTTCCTGGAACAGCTCAAGTCCCAGTATGTGGACATCCGTTTCCTGATCCAGAAAAAACCCAGGGAATTCTTCAAGGCGTTCCTGGTCCTGGTGCTCGTGGCCCTGGTCTGCAAGCCCCTGTTCATCAGCCGCTGGGCCGGGCTGGGCGCGGCCCTCTCCACCATCGCGATGCACGCCCTGGGCCTGGGCATCAGCTTCGCATTTCTGGGCGCGCGCCTGGGGCTGCGGCTCGACCTGCGCAGGACCGCGGCCTATCTCCTGGCGGCCGGGGCCATGTACGCCACGATTCAGGCGCTGCCCGGAGGCGGAGGAGCCGTCCGGCTCGGGCTGCTGGTCGCGGCGGGCGCGGCCGCATATTTCGGGACGCTCGCGCTGCTGTTCATCTCCAACAGGCAGGCGCGCAAGCGCACGCGCTGCCGATAG
- a CDS encoding substrate-binding periplasmic protein: MRNLVSIAVLAAVLVFFVCSSPAQAQETIQVSFNPYPPAVTVDADGNPQGYDIRLLELLAERLGLRIEYHHYPFSRGLRLMETGEIDLMIGVLRRPEREKYLFFVQPPYQKSVSTAFYVRKGEEGRIRRHEDLYGLRIGTGIDVRYYPRFDADARLDKDAVRAGLMNFKRLIAGRVDAVAMNEEVGDYRVAADGFQAEIGKAEYVHVESQEVHVVLSKKSRFAPRLEEFNKVMAELLAEGARQRLKAEYLREQPPDGD; encoded by the coding sequence TTGCGTAATCTTGTCTCGATTGCGGTTCTTGCCGCTGTCCTGGTCTTTTTCGTTTGTTCCTCTCCGGCCCAGGCGCAGGAAACGATCCAGGTCTCCTTCAACCCCTATCCGCCCGCGGTCACGGTGGACGCCGACGGCAATCCCCAGGGCTACGACATCCGCCTGCTGGAACTGCTCGCCGAGCGTCTCGGCCTGCGGATCGAATACCACCATTATCCGTTTTCGCGCGGCCTGCGGCTCATGGAAACCGGCGAGATCGATCTGATGATCGGCGTGCTGCGCCGTCCGGAGCGGGAAAAATATCTCTTTTTCGTGCAGCCGCCCTACCAGAAGAGCGTGTCCACGGCGTTCTACGTGCGCAAGGGCGAGGAAGGGCGCATCCGCCGCCACGAGGATCTTTACGGCCTGAGGATCGGCACGGGCATCGACGTGCGCTACTATCCCCGCTTCGATGCGGATGCCCGCCTGGACAAGGACGCGGTGCGCGCCGGATTGATGAACTTCAAGCGTCTGATCGCGGGCCGCGTGGACGCGGTGGCCATGAACGAGGAGGTGGGCGACTACCGCGTCGCCGCCGACGGCTTCCAGGCCGAGATCGGCAAGGCCGAGTACGTGCACGTGGAATCGCAGGAGGTGCACGTGGTCCTTTCCAAAAAGTCGCGGTTCGCTCCACGCCTGGAGGAGTTCAACAAGGTCATGGCCGAACTGCTGGCCGAGGGAGCCCGCCAACGGCTCAAGGCCGAGTACCTTCGGGAGCAGCCGCCGGATGGGGATTAG